In the genome of Pseudomonas sp. LBUM920, one region contains:
- a CDS encoding polysaccharide deacetylase family protein, protein MRIAFLLSACLLCLGAQAAPVDVASLDRTTWPEKLSSPALFDVASRAEILMFAHSLIASEAQDEAALKQRLGLKIINLAAIDDLRRQLWQRLLENYTFAQQSCEEDASFCYLVESMDDLREQAGKFQVSDNSFYIGWANPSHNFHERYLDELLRKAALFPQISSEVLRFGDHERNGDELNDRLFLLTFDGGPAPVSGNTDWLTDYLRKQKMNATFFALGSSLQTRVERSSAADVQALYQGQCVGTQGWQYRSHSHWVDWQSSITRSAALAQNLMPENYVPLFRPPYGQRRADSQGFFQAQGLQVALWDIDSQDEPGKLKADESAQRVLTLMLLWRKGVIVFHDTQDKARVALPMLLQATAQSGLGWQDCREAFR, encoded by the coding sequence GTGCGAATTGCGTTTTTACTGTCAGCTTGTTTGCTGTGCCTGGGCGCCCAGGCGGCGCCGGTTGACGTAGCCAGTCTGGACCGCACCACCTGGCCTGAAAAGCTCAGCAGCCCCGCGCTGTTCGATGTCGCTTCTCGCGCCGAGATCCTGATGTTCGCCCACAGCTTAATCGCCAGCGAAGCCCAGGACGAAGCCGCGCTCAAACAACGCCTGGGGCTGAAGATCATCAACCTGGCCGCCATCGACGACCTGCGCCGCCAGCTCTGGCAGCGCCTGTTGGAAAACTACACCTTCGCTCAACAAAGCTGCGAAGAAGACGCCTCATTCTGCTACCTGGTCGAAAGCATGGACGACCTGCGCGAGCAAGCCGGCAAATTCCAGGTCAGCGACAACTCCTTCTATATAGGCTGGGCCAACCCCAGCCACAATTTCCACGAACGCTACCTCGACGAACTGCTGCGCAAAGCCGCACTGTTCCCACAAATCAGCAGTGAAGTCCTGCGTTTTGGCGACCACGAACGCAATGGCGATGAACTCAACGACCGCCTGTTCCTGCTGACCTTCGACGGCGGCCCTGCGCCGGTCAGCGGCAATACCGACTGGCTCACCGACTACCTGCGCAAGCAAAAGATGAACGCCACTTTCTTCGCCCTCGGCAGCAGCCTGCAAACCCGTGTGGAGCGCAGTTCCGCCGCCGATGTGCAGGCGCTGTACCAAGGCCAGTGCGTAGGCACCCAGGGTTGGCAGTACCGGTCCCACAGCCATTGGGTCGACTGGCAAAGCTCGATCACCCGCAGTGCTGCGCTGGCGCAGAACCTGATGCCGGAAAACTACGTGCCGCTGTTTCGCCCGCCCTATGGCCAGCGTCGCGCCGACAGCCAGGGCTTTTTCCAGGCGCAAGGTTTACAGGTGGCGCTGTGGGACATCGATTCCCAGGACGAACCGGGCAAACTCAAGGCTGATGAGTCCGCGCAGCGGGTGCTGACATTGATGTTGCTGTGGCGCAAAGGCGTAATTGTGTTTCACGACACCCAGGACAAGGCACGGGTCGCGTTGCCGATGTTGCTGCAGGCAACGGCGCAAAGTGGGCTGGGTTGGCAGGACTGCCGGGAGGCGTTTCGCTGA